From a region of the Tursiops truncatus isolate mTurTru1 chromosome 13, mTurTru1.mat.Y, whole genome shotgun sequence genome:
- the LOC101315560 gene encoding serpin B10: protein MDSLAKSVNQFALELSKKLAESAEGKNIFFSPWGISTSLAMVYLGTKGTTAAQMSQVLQFSRDQDSKSCPDSFEKKRKMEFDVGKAEEICSNFQTLISEINNPSNACILKTANRIYGEKTYPFHNKYLQDMKTYFGSEPQSVNFMEASDQIRKEINSWVESQTEGKILNLLPDNAVDSATRMVLVNALYFKRIWEHQFLVQNTTEKPFRINKTTSKPVQMMSMKEKLQVFYIEKPQAIGLQLFYENRDLSLLVLLPEDISGLDQLEKAITYEKLSEWTSADMMEVCDVQLHLPKFKLEETYDLKSTLSSMGMSDAFSQSKADFSGMSMERNLFLSNVFHKSFVEINEQGTEAAAGTGSEVSFRIKLPSVEFNADHPFLFFIRHNKTNSILFYGRFCSP, encoded by the exons ATGGACTCTCTAGCAAAATCCGTCAACCAATTTGCTCTGGAGCTTAGCAAGAAGCTAGCTGAATCTGCTGAgggtaaaaatatctttttttctccctggggCATCTCAACCTCCTTGGCCATGGTGTATTTGGGCACCAAAGGCACCACGGCAGCCCAAATGTCCCAG GTTCTTCAGTTTAGCAGAGACCAGGACAGCAAATCTTGTCCTGacagttttgaaaagaaaaggaaaatg gaattCGATGTAGGCAAGGCTGAAGAAATATGCTCTAATTTCCAGACACTTATCTCAGAAATCAACAATCCCAGCAATGCTTGCATACTTAAAACAGCCAACAGGATCTATGGGGAGAAAACGTATCCATTTCACAAT aaatatttacaagACATGAAAACATACTTTGGCTCAGAGCCACAGTCTGTGAACTTTATGGAAGCTTCTGACCAAATCAGAAAGGAGATCAACTCTTGGGTTGAAAGCCAGACTGAAG GAAAAATCCTGAATCTCCTACCTGATAATGCTGTGGATTCTGCAACCAGAATGGTTCTGGTAAATGCCCTTTACTTTAAAAGAATTTGGGAACATCAATTCTTGGTCCAAAATACCACAGAAAAGCCTTTCAGAATAAACAAG ACTACAAGCAAACCAGTGCAAATGAtgtccatgaaagaaaaacttcaaGTATTTTACATAGAAAAGCCACAAGCCATAGGCCTTCAACTCTTCTATGAGAACCGTGACCTCAGCCTACTCGTACTACTGCCGGAAGACATCAGTGGGCTGGATCAG CTGGAAAAAGCCATCACCTATGAGAAGTTGAGTGAGTGGACTAGCGCTGACATGATGGAGGTGTGTGACGTGCAGCTGCATCTTCCCAAGTTCAAGCTGGAAGAGACTTATGATCTCAAGTCAACCCTGAGCAGTATGGGGATGAGCGATGCCTTTAGCCAGAGCAAAGCAGATTTCTCAGGAATGTCTATGGAGAGAAACCTATTTCTGTCCAATGTTTTCCATAAGTCttttgtggaaataaatgaacaaggtACAGAGGCCGCAGCTGGTACTGGGAGTGAGGTGAGTTTTCGAATTAAACTCCCCTCCGTTGAATTCAATGCAGACCACCCATTCCTCTTCTTCATCAGGCACAACAAAACCAATAGCATTCTATTTTACGGGAGATTCTGCTCCCCTTAA